CCCTCGACACCGTCGCCCAGCTCGATCTCGCGCCGCTCCGTCGCCTGACCGGACACCTCGAGCGGCTCGTGAAGAGCCATCTCTGGCTCCAGGTCGTGCTCGGCATGATGGCCGGGGTCGGGGCCGGCATGCTCCTCGGACCGAGCGTGGGCTGGGTCGACCCGGAGCTCGCGAGCGCCATCACCAGCTGGCTCGCGCTGCCGGGCCGGCTCTTCATCGTGCTCATCCAGATGATCGTCGTCCCGCTGGTGTTCGCGTCGGTGATCCGCGGCCTCGGAGCCAGCGACGACATGCGGCAGCTGAAGTCGCTCGGCCTGCGCGCGGCGGGGTTCTTCGTGCTCACCACCGCCGGCTCGATCGCGCTCGGGCTCGGGGTGGCGGCGGCGCTCCGGCCCGGGCGCTTCATCGATCCTCGCGAGGCGTGGGCGATGGCGGGGGCTGACGCCGCGCCCACGGGAACGGAGACCTCCGAGCTGCCGTCCCTCGGTCAGCTCCCCGCCGTGATCACCGGCGTGTTCCCCACGAACCCGCTCGAGTCGATGGTCGGCGGGCAGATGCTGCAGGTGATCCTCTTCGCGATCGTGCTCGGCGTCGCGCTCGTGTCGCTGACACCCGACAAGTCCGCGCCGCTGTTCGATCTCCTCGGCTCGCTGCAGGAGGTCTGCATGGCGGTGGTGCGCGGGGCCATGCGCCTGGCGCCGATCGCGGTGTTCGGCCTGATGGCGAAGCTCACCGCGCAGGTGGGGCTCGACGTGCTCGCCGGGCTCGCCGGCTACATGGGCACGGTGCTGCTGGGCCTGCTGCTCCTGTCGTGCTTCTACCTCGCGCTCGTGGCCGTGGTGGGACGCATGTCGCCGCTCCGCTTCCTGAGCGGCGCGCGCGAGGTGCTCTTGCTCGCCTTCAGCACGTCGAGCTCCGCCGCGGTGATGCCGCTCAGCATCTCGACGGCCGAGGACGCGCTCGGCGTGCGCCCGTCGGTGGCGCGCTTCCTCATCCCGCTCGGCGCGACCGTGAACATGAACGGCACCGCGCTCTACCAGGGCGTGGCCACGATGTTCCTCGCCCAGGTCTACGACGTGCCGCTGACCGCGGCCGGCCTCTCGCTGGTGGTGGTCACCGCGACCGCGGCCTCGATCGGCTCTCCGGCCACGCCCGGGGTCGGCATCGTGATCCTCGCCACGGTGCTGTCGGGCATCGGCATCCCGGCGGCGGGCGTCGCGCTGATCATCGGCGTCGACCGCCTGCTCGACATGTGCCGGACGGCCGCGAACGTCGCGGGCGATCTGACGGCCGCGGTGGTGCTGGACCGCACGCTGCCGGACGCCACCCCGACCGCGCCCGGCCTGCCCGAGGCGCAGCGCGCGGGCGACGCCGGGGCGTCCTGAGCGATTCAGCTCGGGACGCGGGCCGCGTCGGGCAGGTGGCGCGGCATGGCGGGGCCGGCGCGCTCGCTCTCGACCTCGCGGACGGCGTTGTCCTCGTCGACGAAGACGACCTTGGGCTGCCAGGCGCGGGCCTCTGCGTCGTCCATCTCGCCGAAGGTGGCGAGGATCACCGTGTCGCCGGGCGCGTTGCCGTGGGCGGCGGCGCCGTTGATGCAGATCACCCCCGAGCCCTCGGGGCCGCGGAGGGTGTAGGTGACGAGGCGGGTGCCGCGGGTGACGTTCCAGACGTGCACCTCCTCGTGCTCGAGCATGCCGGCCGCGTCCAGCAGGATCCCGTCGATCGTCACGCTGCCCTCGTAGTGGAGGTCGGCGTGAGTGATCCGTGCCCGGTGGATCTTCCCCAGGAACATCCTTCGCTTCATGGCTCTCTCCGATCTGCGTGCCGTCTGCGAGCAGTACAGCCGCGGGCCGGAAGGTAGCAGCGAAGAAAATTGGATCCAACGCGCGCGCCGCACGTCAGGCGGCAGCTGGAGGTACCCATGCGCATTCTGCTGACCAGCCTTGCCGCCCTGACCTTGGCCCTCGCGTTCGGAGGCGTCGCCGCGGCTCAAGACCGCGCCGTTCACACGGACCAGGAGTTCACCTTCGACGACGACGAGGTCACGGGAGACACCGTCGGCCCGGACGTGCTCCGCATCGTCGGCCTCGAGCGTCGGCGCCGCGAGTCGCTGATCCGCCCCCGCGCGCACTTCGTGCCCGAGCTGGTGCACTCGATCGAAGGCTTCTGAGCGCTGCACATCGCCACAGGGGGTGCCCCGCGCTTACGCACGGTGTCACCCAATGTGCGCTTGACCCGACCCGGGAGGCCAACGAATAAGAGGGTCGATGCTTCATCGATCTTCTTCCGCTGCGCTGCTGACCGCGCTCTCCCTCTCTCTTCTTCTCGTCGCCTGTGACGACGGCCCCGCGCCCGTCGACGGCATGGTTCCCACCGACGGTGGCGTGACCGACGGCGAGGTCCCCCCGCCCGACGGCGGCGAGGACGGGGGCATGCCGCCCTCGGATCTGTTCACGCCCCCGGTCATCACGACCTGCCCGGGCGACAGCCTGCCCCCGCCCAGCTCCGGGCGCTGCGAGGTCACGGCCGGCGACGCGAACATTCTGCTCACCGGTGACGTGCTCACCCCCGGCGAGGTCTTCCGCGGCGGCCAGGTGCTCGTCGGCACCGACGGAAACATCGCCTGCGTCGGCTGCGACTGCAGCGGCGAGGCGGGCGCGAGCGGCGCGACCCAGGTGGTCTGCCCCGACAGCGTGATCAGCCCCGGGCTCATCAACGGCCACGACCACATCACCTTCAACAACACGGTGCCCTACCCCGCCGAGGGGCTGCTCACCGACGAGCGCTATGAGCACCGCCACGACTGGCGCACCAACCGCGCGAGCCCCCCGCACACCAGCGTGTCGGCGGGCGGCGGCCGCGCGACCACCGAGGAGATGCTCTGGAACGAGCTGCGCCAGCTCATGAGCGGCACCACGAGTGTCTTCGGCAGCGGCGGCCCGGACGGCCTGCTGCGCAACCTCGACAACGATGGCCGCAACGGGCTCGGCGTCGAGGCGGAGTACGAGACCTTCCCGCTCGGCGACTCGGGTGAGACGCAGTTCACCGACAGCTGCGGCTACTCCTACTGCGGCAGCTGCACCACCAGCGGCGTGATGGGCCAGCACGCCTTCGTGCCCCACGTGGCCGAGGGCATCAACGAGGAGGCCCGCAACGAGTTCCGCTGCATGCGCGAAGGCGACCGCGACTTCGTCATGCCGGTCAGCGCGTTCATCCACGGCGTGGGCCTGCTCGCCTCGGACATCGCCGAGATGGCCCTCGAAGAGGTCGAGCTGGTCTGGTCGCCCCGCACCAACATCACGCTCTACGGCGACACCGCGCGCGTGACCGAGTACGCCTACGCCGGCGTGCCGATCGGCCTCGGCACCGACTGGGTGCGCTCGGGCTCGATGAACATGCTGCGCGAGCTGGTCTGCGTGGACACGTTCAACGCGAACCACCTCGCGGGCTTCTTCCCCGACGAGCAGATGTGGCTCATGGCCACCCGGAACACGGCGACCGCCTTCCGCATGGACAGCCTCATCGGCGTGCTCGCGGTCGGCGCCCGGGCCGACATCGCGATCTACGACGCCTCGAGCGCGCGCGACCATCGGGCCGTGCTGACCGCGGATCCCGACGACGTCGTCATGGTCATGCGCGGCGGCGAGGTCCTCTTCGGCGACAGCGACGTGGTCGACGCGACGCGGACCGGCTGCGACTCGGTCGGTGACGTCTGCGGCACCGCCAAGAGCGTGTGTCTGCAGGAGCTGTCGACCTCCTTCGGCGACCTCATGAGCGAGGCGAACCGCCGTGAGATGCAGTACCCGCTCTTCTTCTGCGGCGAGCCCGAGGGCGAGCCGAGCTGCCTGCCGGCCCGCACCCGGATGACTTCGCCCGACGCGATGGTCGACGGCAGCAACTACTACACGGGCATGAGCTCGGCCGACGACATGGACGGCGACGGGATCATGAACGCGTCGGACAACTGCCCGATGGTCTTCAACCCGATCCGCCCGCTCGACGACGGCGCGCAGGCGGACGCGGACGGCGACGGAATCGGCGACGCCTGTGACGACGACCCGGTCGACGCGAGCGACATCGACGGCGACGGCGTCGACAACGACGCCGACAACTGCCCGACCGCCCCGAACGCCGACCAGGCGGACCGGGACATGGACGGCATCGGCGACGTCTGCGACGGCTGCCCCGACATCGCCATCACGGCGGGCGACGAGACGGTCTACGCGCTGCGCTGCGGCGCGACCGAGGGCACGGTGACCCTGAGCGACCTCGTGGTCACCGCGCTCGTCACAGACGGGATGAATCCCGGCTTCTTCGCCCAGCAGCTCGAGGGCTCCACCGACTACGCGGGCGTCGACCGCAGCGGGCTCTTCGTGTCCACCGGGGCGGCCCCGACGGTCAGTCGGGGCGACGTGGTCGAGGTGGCGGGAGCGCTGGGTGACTACTTCGGGTTGGCGCAGATCGTCAGCACGTCCGTGACGGTGACCGCGAGCGACATGGAGCCGGCGCCGCTCGTGGTCGGCGCGGCGGAGATCGCCACGGACGGCCCGCGCTCGGAGCTGCTCGAGGCAGTGCTGGTGCGCGTCGAGAGCGTGACGGTAACCAACCCGGACCTCGGCTTCGACCAGTTCGAGGTCAACGGCACCCTGCGCGTCGACCAGGACCTCTTCCTGATCGACCCACCGCCCGCGGCCGGAGAGATGTTCGGCTTCGTGCAGGGCCCGTTGACGTATTCCTTCCTCGATAACCGAGTTCTCCTGCGTGACGCGCTCGACGTGGGCTTCGACGCCCTTCGCCTCTCGCCCGCCACCGTGGTCACCCCCCCGGGCAGCACGGTCACCCTGACGGTGGTGCTCCCGATGGACGCGCCCGTCGGTGGCGCCGCGGTGACCATCACCCCGGCCCCCGTCACCATCCTCACCGGCCCGCCGACCATCGTCGTGCCGGCGGGCATGCGCAGCGCGAGCGCGACCTACACCGCGAGCGCGCTCGAAGACACGGGCACGGTGACCGCGTCGTACATGGGTGACATGGTCGTCGCGAGCGTGACGATCGCGACGCCGCCCGCGCTCTTCTTCAGCGAGTACGTCGAGGGCAACTCGAACAACAAGGCGCTGGAGATCGCGAACCTCGGCGGAAGCCCGGCGGACCTCTCGGTCTGCGAGATCCGCCGCTACACCAACGGCTCCACCTCGCCCAGCAGCGTCACGCTGATGGGCACCGTGGCCGCGGGCGACGTCTTCGTGATCTGCAACGGCAGCATCGCGATGCCGGGCGCGTGCGACATGACGAGCGGCACCATCAACCACAACGGCAACGACGCGTACGAGCTGGCCTGCGCCGGCATGGTGGTCGACAGCATCGGTCGCGTGGGCGAGGACCCGGGCGTGGCCTGGATGGGCGGCGGCATCACGACCATGGACCACCGGCTCACCCGCGACTGCTCGATCACCACGGGCGACCCGAACAGCATGGACGCGTGGGATCCCTCGACCGAGTGGAACGGGACCGCGTGGGACGTGACCACCGGCTTCGACGGGCTCGGCAACCGAGACGAGTGCCCGTAGTCGAGCGAGTCTGAGCGATCGACGCCCCGGCGCAGCTCGCGTCGGGGCGTCTTCTTTTCCGTCGATCGAACCGTCGCTCAGACGAAGCGCAGCCCGGCCAGGCAGCCGTCCGGCAGGGTGCGGGCCCAGACCACCTCGGCGCGCTCGTGCCCGGTCCGCGCCTCGGGGAACTCCAGCTCGAGGTCCAGCGCGTCCCCCGCCGCGACCATGCCGTCGAGGGCCACGCGCATCCCGCCCGCGCTCGCGTTGAGCACGACGCCCGCGAGGCCCTCGTCCCGCACCCGCACGCTGGCGTGGATGGGGTAACGCGTCGCGCGCCGACGCGCGCCCCGATGTGTCCAGTCGTCGACCGGTCCGGTGGGGAGGAGGTTGGCGATGCTGCGCATGATGAGGGCTCCGTCGTTTACGATGTGGGGGCAACGCAACAGTCACGCCAGTTCTTCGACGGATCGGTCAGCAAACGGGCTATCACCCGAAATCGATGTGCTTTTCCAGCAGCACCGGCGGCTCGCGGCGCCGGGAGCGCCGGGGCGAAACGCACGATCTGCGGCGAAACGTCAGCGATGCGGGGCGAGCGCGCGGTCGAGTCGCTCGAGCGCCCCCGCGGTGCGGACGCCGTACCAGAACAGGTCTTTCCCCGACACGAGCGCCGCCTCCACGCCCCAGCTGCGCACCTCCTCGAGGTGCGTCTCGTCGAAGCGATAGGGCTCGTCGGGCAGGAGCACGAGGGCCGGTCCGCGGGCGCGGATCTCCTCGGCGGTGACCCTCGGGTAGCGCGTGTCGCGCGCGCCCGGGTCGGCGGCCGGAGCGCCCGCCACGTCCGCCGCGAGCGGGTAGCGACGCGCGCGGTCGGAGAAGACGTTGTCGGCCCCCAGCCACGACAGGAGGTCGCTCCCGTAGGTGCGCCCGTCCATGGTCATCCACGGGTCCTTCCAGATCGGCGCGTAGACTCGCAACTCGCCCTGCCGTCGCGCGAGCGTGGGCCGCGGCGGCGCGTCGACGTGGAGGAGCCGCGCGAGGGTCTCCACGTAGTCGAGCGACTCCTCGACGGTACACGGGAAGCTGACGAAGACCGGCAGCCCGGCGTCGATCAGCCGCTCCACGTCGCGCTGCGAGCTCTCCTCCTTGTTCGCGAGCACGAGGTCGGGGCGCAGCGCGATGACCGCCGCGACGTCGACGTTCTTCGTCCCGCCCACCGTCGGCACGCGCTCGATCTGCCCCGCGGGCTCCTCGCAGTACTCGGTGCGCCCCACGAGGCGCTCGAGGCCGGCCAGCGCCGCGACGCTCTCCGTCTCGCTCGGCACCAGGCTGACCACCCGGCGCGGCGGCGCGGCGAGCGAGAGCGGTCGGCCGAGCGCGTCGACGGACACGGCGCTCTTCAGAGCCCCAGCGCGCCCGGCTGGAGCGAGGGGATCGGCGGCGGGAGGTGGCTGTTGCGGGCGTCGGGATCGCGGAAGGAGACGCCGTGCAGGGCGAAGTCGCGCTCGAGCTGCGGGAGGGCGGCGCGGATCTTCTCGCAGGTGGTCTCGTACGCGATCTCCTCGATCTCGCGCCGATAGAAGTACTTCATGGGCGAGCCGCCGAGGATGCGCATCTCGTCCGCCTCGGGCCGGAAGAGGTGGAAGGCCACGTCGGGGTGCATCTCCGCGATCGCGTGGTTGGCCTTGTCGAAGCGGCCGTTGATGAGCGCCTTGAGGCCCTGGGCGACGCCGAAGATCCCGCCGCGCGCGTGCACGTAGCCGGGCTCGGCGCTCCGGACCGGGACGAGCGGATCGATCAGCACGCAGAGCGTCGCGCCGCGCTTGGCCGCCTCGCGCATGTTGGTGGTGCGCGAGAAGGCGCCGTCGATGTAGCGGCGGCCGTCGACCTCGACCGGCGGGTAGAACGGGACGAGCGCGCACGAGGCGCGGACGGCGCGGTGCACGGGGACGTGGTCGTGCTGCTCGTCACCGAAGAGCACCGCGCGGGAGGTGTCCTGGTCGGTCGCGCCCACGTAGAGCGGGCGCCGCAGGGTGCGGAAGTCGTCGCTCAGACCGGGCCGGGCGAGCTGCGCCTCCATCCACTGGCCGAGGCGGCGGCCGCTGAAGGCCGCGCTCGGGACCGCGCGGGTCAGCGAGCTGATCAGGCCGCGCGGGCCATTTCCGCCGCGGGCGAGCTCCTTCGTGAGCGTCCAGAGCCGCTCGCCCACCTCGGCGAGGTTCGGCTCGAAGAGCGTGTAGCGGTCGATCGGGTCGAGGCGGTGCCCTTCCCCGTCGAGCGACTTGAAGATCTCCTCGGGGCTGACGCCGTTGGCGAGGAGCGCGGCCACGATGGCGCCGGCGCTGATGCCGCAGAAGAGATCCACGTCGACCACCGCGCGGTCCTCGAGGAAGCTGTCGAGCGCGCGCAGCACGCCCAGCTCGTAGAGCAGCCCCTCGATGCCGCCGCCCGCGAGGCAGATCGCGATCTTCCCGTGGCCGCGGCTCGCGAAGAGGGCCTCGAGGTGCTCGGGGAGGGACAGCGCGTCGGAGAGCACCCCGCCCACGCCGTGCTGGCCGAGGCGGTGCGCCGCGTCGATGCCGTCCACGAGCGCGAGGACCCGGCGGCGCAGCAGCGGGCCGCCCATGCGGCCGTGCGGGAAGAGCACCTCGAGCAACCGCTCGGCCCGCTCCAGGTGGGGGCCGCGCGCGTCGACCACCAGCGCGTCCACGGGGCGGTGTCGCACGTAGCTGACGGCGCGCGGGAGATCGGCGATGCCCACCACGCGGCGGCGGGCGCCGACGCCGGACGCGTCGCGGCCGAGGTAGTGGACCGAGCCATCCTCGGCCGCCCGGGCGCCCTCCAACCGCTCGAGGGAGAGGGCGTCGAAGGACGGCCCGAAGTAGACGATGGTGTCCAACGCGTGGGTCTCCGTGAGGTCCGCCACACGTCCAAGGCGAGGAGTCGCCGTCCACAGACTGCGCGGGGAGCGTGCGGAGACCATACGAAGCCCGATCCGCCGGGGCAAGCGCCTCCCGCCGCACCGCGTCATCGATCCGCCATCGCGTTGCCGGCCCGGGTAGGCTGGTGATAAGGTGCGGAGCCGTTTCAGCGGAGCTCCGGACACCCCTACAGTGGCCGGGCCAGGAGAGGACCCCGAGTGAGCAGTACGGACCTTCAGCAGGTCAAGAAGCACCTCCTCGAAGCAGGCCTGGAGGTGTACCGCACCCGTGAGGCCGAGATTCAGGTCGCCGAGCGAGTGAGGCTCCACATCATGGACTCGGGGATCCGGGTCCGGATGCAGGAGGGCCTACGCGTGGTGTTCACCGCGCGCTCGCAGCGCTCCGACTATCCGAGCGTGGGGGCGGACGCCCTCTTCCAGCGCGTGCGGGAGACGGTGGGCGAGCAGGCCCTGGCTCGGGGCTACGCCGAAGAGGACGCGCAGACGGTCGAGGTCAAGGACCCGATGGACGACGCGCGCGTGCTCGATACCTGGCACGAGATCACGTATGCGAAGGCCGCGGAGGACGCTTCCACCGTGGTGGACGAGGTCCGCTGGGCGCTCGAGATCGACAAGTACGTCGCGCCCTGAACGCGCGCAGGAGAGACGACGGCCGAAAAACGCCGGCGAAAAAACGCCGGCCCAAAAAAACGCCGGCCCAAAAAACGAAGGGGCCGCGACGACGTCGCAGCCCCTTCTTCCTGTCCCCCCGAAACTGTCTTCAGGCTTCGACTTGTAGCTTCGAGACCTGCTCGGCCAGCGGACCCTTGGGGCCATCGCGCAGCTCGAACTGCACTTCTTGCCCCTCACGCAACGTGCGGAACCCCTCGCCATGAATCTGCGAGTAGTGCACGAATACGTCAGGTCCACTGTCCTGCCGGATGAAACCCCAGCCCTTGGCGTTGTTGAACCACTTGACGGTACCGACTGCCATCAACCCCTCCAATGTCCGCGACCCGCGGCCTCGCACCCGGCCAATAAACAGGTGCAACGAGCCTTGATGACTCGCTCGAGGAGAATGCAATCGACGCTGAAAATGCCCCGAACGGTCCCCCCCGAGGGCAGGCGAAATAGTAGGACTCCACGTGACCGAGTCAAGCGCTTTTGGCCCGCAAAAACAGGGTCGCGAGGGTGGTGCTGCACGGATTGCGAGGTCCCCGTCCGCCACGGTTGGACCAATCTGCTGAGAGAGTTCTCACCGTCCGCAACGGGGGATATCACTCGCTCTCGAAGACGATCCCGAGGCGCATCAGGGCGCGGCTCAGACGCGCCTCCGAGACGCCCTCCCGCACCAGCAACCCGCCTTGCGGTGCGTCCGCCACGAGGAGGCTCCGCAGCTCCGCGTCGTCCATGATCGCCTGCCTCGTCGCCTCGTCCTCGATGGGCAGCCAGGCGCTCGCGGGGACCCTCCGGATCTCGACGCGCGCGTGGGCCGCCGCCTCGATGGCGCGCTCGGCCGCGGGATCCAGCTCGGGCGCGGCGGCCTCGAGCCGGGCGCGGATCTCTTCCTTGGACAGCCCGGCCGACAGCGCGCGGGCCACCGCGGCCTCGTCCACCTTGAGCACGAGCCCGCCCGCGACCGGCAGCGCGTGGGCCGCCTTGGCCGCGTCCAGCACGTCGCCGGCGCGCGCGCCCCTCCCGACCCGGAGCCTCCCTCCCCCTTCCCAGCGCGACGGCTCGGGACCCGGATCGGCGCCGCCCGCGATCCAGCGTCGCGCGCGACGGGAGAGCCGCACGACGGGCCTTCCGTCCACCTCGCCGACGTCGGCCGCGCCCAGCGCGGGGAGCGAGGCGGTCGCGATGAGGGTCACGATCTCGCCCGCCGACTCGCGGAACGCGCCGCGATGCCGTCCGTCCGCGCGCTCCAGCAGGCGCGGGGCGCCCAGGTTTCGAAGATCGCGCGCCGCCGCGCGACACACCTCCTCCACGGGGGCGAAGCGCTCCTCGGGCATCGCCTCGAGCAGCTCCACCAGGACCTCCCGCAGCCCCTTCGTCGGGGTCGGTGCGCTGGTGACGTCGTCCTTGGCTCGGTGGGCGTCGGGCTCGCGGCGCGCCTCGTCCCAGGCGGTGCCCTCGCGCCAGACCCGGAAGAGCACCGCGCCGACCTCCCGCACCGGGCTGCGCTCCAGGCGCGCCCCCGCGTCGCGCGCGAGCGAGATCAGGAGCGCCGCGCTCTCCTCGCGGAGCCCCACCTGCGCCGCCACCGCGCTCAGGGCCGAGCGGCGCACCGCGCGCGAGCCACCGGGCAACTGACCGCGGGCGTCGAGCTCCGCGAGCAGCGCCAGGGCCTGCGGCGCCGGGTCGTCGCTCAGCGTGGCGCGCGAGGGGCTCAGATCCTCGTCCTCGGCCACCTTGGCGAGCAGCTCCTTGCGCCGCGCGCGCTCCGCCGTCCGGCGCGACGCCCCGACCGTCTCGGCCACCTCGCGGGGCACGGCCCAGAGCCCGCGCGCCCGCGGCAGGAGCAGCCCGCGGATGAAGAGCTGGTGCGAGGCCGAGCGGGTGGGCAGCACCGCGCCACCGGCGATCTGGACGCGCGTCGGCGAGCCCTCGAGCGCGAGCAGCTCATCCGTCTCGAGCTGGCCGCCGCGCGCCTCGACCGCCTCGAGCAGGCGGCGCTGCTTGGGCGAGATGGCGCGGACGAGCTCCGCGCGCGGGCCAGGCGCCTCGAGCTGCTCGAGCAGGTCGCCGAGCCAGA
This genomic interval from Sandaracinaceae bacterium contains the following:
- a CDS encoding aspartate 1-decarboxylase; protein product: MKRRMFLGKIHRARITHADLHYEGSVTIDGILLDAAGMLEHEEVHVWNVTRGTRLVTYTLRGPEGSGVICINGAAAHGNAPGDTVILATFGEMDDAEARAWQPKVVFVDEDNAVREVESERAGPAMPRHLPDAARVPS
- a CDS encoding helical backbone metal receptor codes for the protein MSVDALGRPLSLAAPPRRVVSLVPSETESVAALAGLERLVGRTEYCEEPAGQIERVPTVGGTKNVDVAAVIALRPDLVLANKEESSQRDVERLIDAGLPVFVSFPCTVEESLDYVETLARLLHVDAPPRPTLARRQGELRVYAPIWKDPWMTMDGRTYGSDLLSWLGADNVFSDRARRYPLAADVAGAPAADPGARDTRYPRVTAEEIRARGPALVLLPDEPYRFDETHLEEVRSWGVEAALVSGKDLFWYGVRTAGALERLDRALAPHR
- a CDS encoding dicarboxylate/amino acid:cation symporter gives rise to the protein MAGEPLDTVAQLDLAPLRRLTGHLERLVKSHLWLQVVLGMMAGVGAGMLLGPSVGWVDPELASAITSWLALPGRLFIVLIQMIVVPLVFASVIRGLGASDDMRQLKSLGLRAAGFFVLTTAGSIALGLGVAAALRPGRFIDPREAWAMAGADAAPTGTETSELPSLGQLPAVITGVFPTNPLESMVGGQMLQVILFAIVLGVALVSLTPDKSAPLFDLLGSLQEVCMAVVRGAMRLAPIAVFGLMAKLTAQVGLDVLAGLAGYMGTVLLGLLLLSCFYLALVAVVGRMSPLRFLSGAREVLLLAFSTSSSAAVMPLSISTAEDALGVRPSVARFLIPLGATVNMNGTALYQGVATMFLAQVYDVPLTAAGLSLVVVTATAASIGSPATPGVGIVILATVLSGIGIPAAGVALIIGVDRLLDMCRTAANVAGDLTAAVVLDRTLPDATPTAPGLPEAQRAGDAGAS
- a CDS encoding patatin-like phospholipase family protein, yielding MADLTETHALDTIVYFGPSFDALSLERLEGARAAEDGSVHYLGRDASGVGARRRVVGIADLPRAVSYVRHRPVDALVVDARGPHLERAERLLEVLFPHGRMGGPLLRRRVLALVDGIDAAHRLGQHGVGGVLSDALSLPEHLEALFASRGHGKIAICLAGGGIEGLLYELGVLRALDSFLEDRAVVDVDLFCGISAGAIVAALLANGVSPEEIFKSLDGEGHRLDPIDRYTLFEPNLAEVGERLWTLTKELARGGNGPRGLISSLTRAVPSAAFSGRRLGQWMEAQLARPGLSDDFRTLRRPLYVGATDQDTSRAVLFGDEQHDHVPVHRAVRASCALVPFYPPVEVDGRRYIDGAFSRTTNMREAAKRGATLCVLIDPLVPVRSAEPGYVHARGGIFGVAQGLKALINGRFDKANHAIAEMHPDVAFHLFRPEADEMRILGGSPMKYFYRREIEEIAYETTCEKIRAALPQLERDFALHGVSFRDPDARNSHLPPPIPSLQPGALGL
- a CDS encoding thrombospondin type 3 repeat-containing protein, coding for MLHRSSSAALLTALSLSLLLVACDDGPAPVDGMVPTDGGVTDGEVPPPDGGEDGGMPPSDLFTPPVITTCPGDSLPPPSSGRCEVTAGDANILLTGDVLTPGEVFRGGQVLVGTDGNIACVGCDCSGEAGASGATQVVCPDSVISPGLINGHDHITFNNTVPYPAEGLLTDERYEHRHDWRTNRASPPHTSVSAGGGRATTEEMLWNELRQLMSGTTSVFGSGGPDGLLRNLDNDGRNGLGVEAEYETFPLGDSGETQFTDSCGYSYCGSCTTSGVMGQHAFVPHVAEGINEEARNEFRCMREGDRDFVMPVSAFIHGVGLLASDIAEMALEEVELVWSPRTNITLYGDTARVTEYAYAGVPIGLGTDWVRSGSMNMLRELVCVDTFNANHLAGFFPDEQMWLMATRNTATAFRMDSLIGVLAVGARADIAIYDASSARDHRAVLTADPDDVVMVMRGGEVLFGDSDVVDATRTGCDSVGDVCGTAKSVCLQELSTSFGDLMSEANRREMQYPLFFCGEPEGEPSCLPARTRMTSPDAMVDGSNYYTGMSSADDMDGDGIMNASDNCPMVFNPIRPLDDGAQADADGDGIGDACDDDPVDASDIDGDGVDNDADNCPTAPNADQADRDMDGIGDVCDGCPDIAITAGDETVYALRCGATEGTVTLSDLVVTALVTDGMNPGFFAQQLEGSTDYAGVDRSGLFVSTGAAPTVSRGDVVEVAGALGDYFGLAQIVSTSVTVTASDMEPAPLVVGAAEIATDGPRSELLEAVLVRVESVTVTNPDLGFDQFEVNGTLRVDQDLFLIDPPPAAGEMFGFVQGPLTYSFLDNRVLLRDALDVGFDALRLSPATVVTPPGSTVTLTVVLPMDAPVGGAAVTITPAPVTILTGPPTIVVPAGMRSASATYTASALEDTGTVTASYMGDMVVASVTIATPPALFFSEYVEGNSNNKALEIANLGGSPADLSVCEIRRYTNGSTSPSSVTLMGTVAAGDVFVICNGSIAMPGACDMTSGTINHNGNDAYELACAGMVVDSIGRVGEDPGVAWMGGGITTMDHRLTRDCSITTGDPNSMDAWDPSTEWNGTAWDVTTGFDGLGNRDECP
- a CDS encoding cold-shock protein, producing MAVGTVKWFNNAKGWGFIRQDSGPDVFVHYSQIHGEGFRTLREGQEVQFELRDGPKGPLAEQVSKLQVEA
- a CDS encoding PilZ domain-containing protein, translated to MRSIANLLPTGPVDDWTHRGARRRATRYPIHASVRVRDEGLAGVVLNASAGGMRVALDGMVAAGDALDLELEFPEARTGHERAEVVWARTLPDGCLAGLRFV